The Rhodocytophaga rosea genome has a segment encoding these proteins:
- a CDS encoding GNAT family N-acetyltransferase, giving the protein MIEASIFYRSMPGGYFLKLLESKDASALFTTIEANKTELSQWLPWVESTRSVTDSRAFIEESLRKNKRNENMIAGIWHGQKLVGCIGFNEINLHTRKAAIGYWLARNYRGKGIITESCRVLIEYGFGELMLNKIEILCADQNLKSRAIPQRLQFKEEGTLRDYLRLHDQYVNIIIYSLSRRDWHAMS; this is encoded by the coding sequence ATGATTGAAGCAAGTATTTTTTACCGGTCTATGCCCGGCGGATATTTCCTTAAGTTACTGGAATCAAAGGATGCTTCAGCCTTATTTACGACCATTGAAGCGAATAAAACAGAATTGAGCCAGTGGCTACCCTGGGTAGAATCTACCCGTTCGGTAACCGATTCCAGGGCATTTATAGAAGAAAGCCTGCGCAAAAACAAGCGGAATGAAAACATGATTGCCGGTATCTGGCACGGGCAAAAGCTGGTTGGGTGTATCGGCTTTAATGAAATCAATCTCCACACTCGGAAAGCGGCCATCGGCTACTGGCTGGCCAGAAATTACCGCGGAAAAGGAATCATTACAGAATCCTGCCGTGTATTGATAGAATACGGTTTTGGAGAATTAATGCTTAATAAAATTGAAATCCTGTGTGCCGACCAGAACCTTAAAAGCAGGGCAATACCACAGCGCTTGCAGTTTAAAGAAGAGGGCACCTTGCGGGATTACCTCCGCCTGCATGACCAGTATGTGAACATTATTATTTACAGCCTCTCCCGCCGTGACTGGCATGCAATGAGCTAA
- the msrB gene encoding peptide-methionine (R)-S-oxide reductase MsrB: MNKSLLINGLLIVFLFVFSFFIFSSRTRSSQSAETVAMPGDTTGKVIKTKEQWKAQLGEQAYYVLREKGTERAFTGKYHNFKGKGTYVCAACGNPLFSSKTKFESGTGWPSFYQPLEKKSVREISDRTYGMVRIEVVCSRCDGHLGHVFEDGPAPTGLRYCMNSVSLAFQPEKEK; the protein is encoded by the coding sequence ATGAATAAGTCACTTCTTATCAATGGTCTTCTGATTGTTTTCCTTTTTGTTTTTAGCTTTTTCATCTTTAGCTCCAGGACTCGTTCAAGTCAGTCTGCTGAAACTGTAGCTATGCCCGGTGATACTACTGGCAAAGTAATAAAGACTAAAGAACAATGGAAAGCACAATTAGGTGAGCAAGCCTATTATGTATTACGGGAGAAAGGGACCGAACGGGCGTTTACCGGAAAATACCATAACTTTAAAGGGAAAGGTACATACGTATGTGCTGCATGCGGGAACCCTCTATTCTCTTCTAAAACCAAATTTGAATCTGGTACCGGATGGCCGAGTTTTTATCAGCCTTTAGAGAAAAAGAGCGTGCGTGAGATTTCAGATCGAACTTACGGTATGGTGCGTATAGAAGTGGTTTGCAGCCGCTGCGATGGCCATTTAGGACACGTATTTGAAGATGGTCCGGCACCAACCGGTTTGCGGTATTGTATGAACTCAGTTTCCCTGGCTTTTCAGCCGGAGAAGGAGAAATAA
- the trhO gene encoding oxygen-dependent tRNA uridine(34) hydroxylase TrhO, whose amino-acid sequence MKKYSILLYYCYTHIEDPEQFREAHHVYCLENGILGRIIVAQEGLNGTVSGLREDCEKYMHDLKADPRFSHTEFKVETHDTHAFQKLHVRVKSEIVHSGLQHIRPQENTGKYVEPEEFKQMKDSEDVVLLDVRSNYEHQIGKFKNAVTLDIENFRDFPEKVQELEKYKDKKIITYCTGGIKCEKASAFLLEKGFSTVYQLHGGIIKYGLEAGGEDFEGKCYVFDNRIVVDINKVNPAVISRCYMCDTECDRMINCANPVCNNHIPVCENCGWKMEGACSEDCKEHPEKRPYDGTGYYQKQTNGYNPYKGLIRSK is encoded by the coding sequence ATGAAAAAATACAGTATTTTACTTTACTATTGCTATACGCACATAGAAGATCCTGAACAGTTCAGGGAAGCACACCACGTTTATTGTCTGGAAAACGGAATTTTAGGCCGCATCATTGTGGCACAAGAAGGACTGAATGGAACCGTTTCAGGTCTTAGGGAAGATTGCGAAAAGTATATGCATGACCTGAAAGCTGACCCCAGGTTTTCCCATACGGAATTTAAAGTGGAAACCCACGATACGCATGCTTTTCAAAAATTGCATGTACGGGTAAAATCTGAAATTGTACACTCCGGCTTACAGCACATTCGTCCGCAGGAGAACACCGGAAAGTATGTGGAACCTGAGGAATTTAAGCAGATGAAAGATTCCGAAGATGTGGTATTGCTGGACGTACGTTCTAATTACGAACATCAGATAGGCAAGTTTAAAAATGCCGTTACCCTGGATATAGAAAACTTCCGTGATTTTCCGGAGAAAGTACAGGAACTGGAGAAATATAAAGATAAGAAAATAATCACCTACTGCACCGGAGGCATTAAATGTGAAAAGGCAAGTGCATTTCTGCTGGAAAAAGGCTTCTCAACTGTATACCAGTTGCATGGCGGAATTATCAAGTATGGCCTGGAAGCTGGTGGGGAAGATTTTGAGGGCAAATGCTATGTATTCGACAACCGCATTGTAGTAGATATTAACAAGGTGAATCCGGCTGTTATTTCCCGCTGCTATATGTGTGATACGGAATGTGACCGGATGATCAATTGTGCCAATCCAGTGTGTAATAACCATATTCCTGTATGCGAAAACTGCGGCTGGAAAATGGAAGGTGCCTGCTCGGAGGATTGCAAAGAACACCCGGAAAAAAGGCCCTATGATGGCACTGGTTATTATCAAAAACAAACGAACGGCTATAATCCCTACAAAGGGCTGATCAGAAGTAAATGA